AGAATTTGCAGACCAGGTGTTCGAAGGGATCAAAGCGGCCCGACCCCGGGTGGTGACGGAGCTGATTCCGCAACTGCGGTTCGAGATCCATCTGTTGGATGCCTATGATGATCTGCCCTCTCAGATTGCGCAATGGCAGGTGCCTTATGTGGTGTTCAACGACCATCTGCCGCATGACCGGCTGGCACAGGGAAAAAAACCGCCGCGCCTCACCGGGCAGGCGCTGAAAGCCGGGCGCAATCCGGACGTCCATTGGCAGATGCTGAAGGATATGCATGCTCGGAGGCTAGAGGTGCCCGCAGCACTCGATAAACTGGCAGCAACGCTTGGGGCTGCGGGGATCTGTCTTGGCAGTCATGATGACCACAGCGCAGGGGACCGGATCACCTGGCGCAATCGTGGCGCACGAATTTCGGAATTCCCGGAAACGATGGAGGCCGCAGAGGCGGCCAAAGCCGCAGGCGACGCTGTTATTCTTGGCTCACCCAATGTGGTGCGGGGCGGCTCGCATAAGGGTAACGCCTCAGCATTGGACCTGATTGCCATGGGGCTGTGTGATGCGCTGGCGTCGGATTACCACTATCCCAGCCCGCGCCGGGCGGCTTTGATGCTGGAACGCTCTGGTTTGCTGGATCTGGCAGGCGCCTGGAGGTTGGTGTCGGAGGGGCCCGCGCAGATCCTCGGCCTTGAGGATCGGGGGCGCTTGGCCGCAGGGCTGCGGGCCGATCTGGTGATCCTTGATGCCAATGGTCAGATTGCGGCGACTTTTTCAGGCGGGCGGGTCAGCTATATGAGTGGTGATGTCGCTGCTCGTTTTCTCACCTGACGGCGGAAGATAACGCGGGAGCGCAGCCCATCAGGCTGGATAGCCCTCTGTGCCGCGCGTAAAACCGGCGGGGCCGCTTTTACCGCCCTGCCGCGCCTTTTGGTGTATTTTCTTTCTGAAAATATCCCGGGGTTTGGGGCAGCGCCCCGATACCTAAGCCCCGCAGCTCAAGTCTGCGGTTTTTGCACTCGGTTCACATGGCCCATCTTGCGTCCCGGCTTTGCCTCGGCCTTGCCGTAGAGATGGAGTGCGGTGTTTGGTTCGCGCGCGAGCTCCGGTACCCGGTCCATATCGGCGCCAATCAGGTTTTCCATCACAACATCGCTATGCCGCTGCCCGTCACCAAGACTCCAGCCCGCAACCGCACGAATATGCTGCTCGAACTGATCAATGGCGCAACCGTTCTGGGTCCAATGGCCGGAGTTATGGACGCGCGGGGCGATCTCGTTCACGATCAACCCTTGAGGGGTGACAAACAGCTCGACGCCGAGGACGCCGACATATTCCAGCGCATTCAGGATTTTGCCC
The nucleotide sequence above comes from Phaeobacter inhibens DSM 16374. Encoded proteins:
- a CDS encoding alpha-D-ribose 1-methylphosphonate 5-triphosphate diphosphatase; its protein translation is MTMLELTLTGADVLRPDGMEHGGALTFAGGEIQTARAGKAIDLSGYRILPGIVDLHGDGFERHLAPRRGAMKQMGEGVIAAEAELAANGITTAVLAQFYSWEGGLRGPEFADQVFEGIKAARPRVVTELIPQLRFEIHLLDAYDDLPSQIAQWQVPYVVFNDHLPHDRLAQGKKPPRLTGQALKAGRNPDVHWQMLKDMHARRLEVPAALDKLAATLGAAGICLGSHDDHSAGDRITWRNRGARISEFPETMEAAEAAKAAGDAVILGSPNVVRGGSHKGNASALDLIAMGLCDALASDYHYPSPRRAALMLERSGLLDLAGAWRLVSEGPAQILGLEDRGRLAAGLRADLVILDANGQIAATFSGGRVSYMSGDVAARFLT